One Arachis duranensis cultivar V14167 unplaced genomic scaffold, aradu.V14167.gnm2.J7QH unplaced_Scaffold_232525, whole genome shotgun sequence DNA segment encodes these proteins:
- the LOC127744162 gene encoding protein VASCULATURE COMPLEXITY AND CONNECTIVITY-like, translating to MAPTRSTGIFLCLLIIIMDVAAGILGIEAEIAQNKVQHLKLWLFECRDPSQKAFQMGLAAAILLGLAHAIVCLMGGLSCLCSQQGINRASSNKQISMLCLVLAWIALAVGMILLVIGTKSNHGSNGSCGFSHHHFLSIGGISCFVHGLFSVLYYGSATATFN from the exons ATGGCCCCTACTAGATCAACAGGAATTTTTCTTTGTCTCCTGATTATAATTATGGATGTTGCAGCTGGGATTCTTGGCATAGAGGCTGAAATTGCACAAAACAAG GTTCAGCACTTAAAATTGTGGCTATTCGAGTGTAGAGACCCAAGTCAGAAGGCCTTTCAAATGGGGTTGGCTGCAGCCATACTTTTGGGGCTAGCCCATGCTATAGTCTGTTTAATGGGTGGCTTAAGTTGCCTTTGTTCTCAACAAGGGATTAATAGGGCTTCTTCAAACAAGCAAATTTCCATGCTTTGCCTTGTTTTAGCATG GATTGCATTGGCTGTTGGAATGATCTTGCTGGTGATAGGGACAAAATCAAACCACGGTTCAAACGGTTCTTGTGGATTCTCACACCATCACTTCTTGTCCATTGGTGGCATTTCTTGTTTTGTTCATGGCCTGTTCTCAGTTTTATATTACGGTTCTGCCACCGCCACATTTAATTAA